A single region of the Bdellovibrionales bacterium CG10_big_fil_rev_8_21_14_0_10_45_34 genome encodes:
- a CDS encoding hydroxyacid dehydrogenase: protein MLRIALFDAHKFERAPFNDANKEYGFTIEMIEARLSLKTVALANGYDVVCSFVNDKLDAEVITQLKEYGVKLIALRSAGFNHVDLNAAGAAGIKVVRVPAYSPYAVAEHAVCLILALNRKIHRSFARVRELNFSLDGLVGFDLHGKTVGVIGTGKIGEVFCKIMLGFGCKVIAFDPQINESLVGQVNFQYVSFDELLLGSDIISLHAPLVPQTLHMLDFDQFAKMKSGVVVINTSRGKLINTEALIDALKKHKVGAAGLDVYEEEENVFFQDLSETGIEDDILARLLTFPNVLITSHQAFLTNEALGNIATTTLSNILAFSKGHHLDNEVRK from the coding sequence ATGTTAAGAATAGCCCTGTTCGATGCCCACAAGTTCGAGCGAGCACCATTTAATGACGCGAACAAAGAGTACGGCTTTACCATAGAAATGATAGAAGCCAGATTATCACTTAAGACAGTCGCACTGGCGAACGGCTACGATGTTGTTTGTTCGTTTGTAAACGATAAGTTGGATGCCGAGGTAATTACTCAACTCAAAGAGTATGGAGTCAAGTTGATCGCTCTGAGGTCTGCAGGATTCAACCATGTGGATCTCAATGCGGCAGGTGCAGCGGGAATAAAAGTTGTTCGGGTTCCGGCATACTCCCCTTACGCAGTTGCCGAACATGCGGTTTGTCTAATACTGGCTCTCAACCGAAAAATTCATCGCTCTTTCGCTCGAGTAAGAGAGTTGAACTTCTCTTTAGACGGCTTGGTGGGTTTCGACTTGCACGGCAAAACAGTTGGGGTGATCGGGACGGGCAAAATCGGAGAGGTTTTTTGCAAAATTATGTTGGGTTTTGGTTGTAAAGTTATTGCCTTTGATCCTCAAATCAACGAGTCCCTCGTGGGGCAAGTAAATTTTCAATATGTATCTTTTGATGAGCTACTTCTTGGGTCAGATATTATTTCGCTCCACGCGCCACTCGTACCGCAAACTCTTCATATGCTCGACTTTGACCAGTTCGCAAAGATGAAAAGCGGCGTTGTAGTGATCAACACAAGCCGCGGAAAACTCATCAATACTGAAGCACTCATTGACGCTTTAAAAAAGCATAAAGTGGGAGCCGCGGGATTAGACGTTTATGAAGAAGAAGAGAATGTGTTCTTTCAGGACTTGTCGGAGACAGGAATTGAAGATGACATTTTGGCACGCCTTCTTACTTTTCCGAATGTCTTAATTACATCGCATCAGGCTTTTCTTACCAACGAAGCTCTAGGAAATATCGCTACCACGACCCTCAGTAACATTTTGGCTTTTTCAAAAGGGCACCATCTAGATAATGAAGTGAGAAAATAA
- a CDS encoding N-acetylglutaminylglutamine amidotransferase — MCGIHGELRFDGKLPSSENHERALRRLAPRGPDARGIWDNFKDRPISNSPKVLFGHQRLSIIDLSDHSSQPFVDHELGLAIVFNGEIYNYKQIKEELCQLGYKFRSSGDTEIILKAYHHWKEKALNRFNGMFAFSIWDFKNNELFAARDRLGIKPYYYVSDAKRFLFSSSLVALTYHDDVKVSLNREALHYYMTFHSVVPAPATILSPIQKLNPGCFLKIDSQGKLTKSTYWSFQNSRRAEDAHLQQSDWLHLVYEKLSKSVERRLVADVPVGIFLSGGLDSSLITALVREQSPGELHTFSIGFSGAENEKGNEFEYSDLVARKFETIHHKINVATSELLPELDSCIAAMEEPMVSHDNVGFYLLSQFAKQRVKVVQSGQGADEVFAGYKWYPPMLKTSDALAEYKKHFFDRSHEELSNTLSKAFVDKDFSTKFVEQFFSKYQSEGPLDRVLHLDTSVMLVDDPVKRVDNMTMAFGLEARVPFLDHEVIELAARMPPEMKIQKHGKHILRELGYRMLPHEVIDRPKGYFPVPELKYVQGPFLKYAQRTFSNQDNKLVGRYSSNIFRQEFIKNLMDSPKSNITPLGGSMLWQITVLEKWLQIHQIEVC; from the coding sequence ATGTGCGGCATTCACGGTGAGCTAAGATTTGATGGCAAATTGCCATCTTCCGAAAACCATGAAAGGGCTTTGCGCCGCTTGGCCCCAAGGGGCCCAGATGCGCGCGGAATCTGGGACAATTTTAAAGACCGTCCGATTAGTAATTCTCCAAAAGTCCTTTTTGGACATCAGAGACTCTCTATCATTGATCTTTCTGATCATTCTTCGCAGCCTTTTGTGGATCACGAGTTAGGCCTGGCCATCGTATTTAATGGTGAGATTTATAACTACAAACAGATAAAAGAGGAGTTGTGCCAGCTCGGCTATAAATTTAGATCTTCAGGCGACACAGAAATTATCTTGAAGGCTTATCATCATTGGAAAGAGAAAGCTCTAAATCGTTTCAACGGAATGTTTGCCTTTAGCATTTGGGATTTTAAGAATAACGAACTCTTCGCTGCAAGAGATCGGTTAGGTATTAAGCCATATTATTACGTCTCTGATGCCAAGCGTTTTTTGTTCTCATCTTCGCTCGTAGCCCTTACGTATCATGACGATGTCAAAGTAAGTCTCAACCGAGAGGCCCTTCATTACTACATGACGTTTCACTCAGTAGTCCCTGCTCCAGCGACCATACTTAGCCCTATCCAGAAGCTGAATCCAGGATGTTTTTTAAAAATAGACTCACAGGGAAAACTTACAAAATCGACTTACTGGAGTTTTCAAAACTCTAGAAGGGCGGAAGACGCTCATCTTCAGCAAAGTGATTGGTTGCACTTGGTTTACGAAAAGCTTTCAAAATCAGTAGAGCGAAGGCTGGTAGCTGATGTTCCGGTGGGAATATTTTTGTCAGGTGGATTAGATTCAAGTCTTATAACAGCGCTTGTAAGGGAGCAAAGCCCTGGAGAGCTTCACACCTTTTCAATTGGCTTTAGCGGTGCAGAAAATGAAAAGGGGAATGAGTTTGAGTATTCTGATCTTGTCGCCAGAAAATTCGAGACAATCCACCATAAGATCAATGTAGCAACCAGCGAACTTTTGCCAGAGCTCGACAGCTGCATAGCTGCTATGGAAGAGCCGATGGTATCGCATGACAATGTGGGTTTTTATCTTCTCTCGCAATTTGCAAAACAAAGAGTCAAAGTGGTACAAAGTGGCCAAGGAGCGGATGAAGTCTTTGCAGGGTATAAGTGGTATCCGCCGATGCTCAAGACTTCGGATGCTTTAGCGGAGTACAAAAAGCATTTTTTTGATAGATCTCACGAAGAGCTCTCAAACACTCTCAGTAAAGCTTTTGTTGATAAAGATTTTAGTACAAAGTTTGTGGAGCAATTCTTTTCAAAATATCAAAGTGAAGGCCCCCTTGATCGCGTGCTTCATTTGGACACCTCGGTGATGCTTGTGGACGACCCGGTTAAGCGTGTGGATAACATGACAATGGCTTTTGGGCTCGAAGCAAGAGTGCCGTTTTTGGATCACGAAGTTATCGAACTCGCGGCGCGCATGCCTCCAGAAATGAAGATCCAAAAACATGGCAAGCACATTCTTCGAGAGTTGGGGTATAGAATGCTTCCGCATGAAGTGATCGATAGACCGAAAGGCTACTTTCCGGTGCCGGAGCTCAAGTATGTACAAGGCCCATTTCTGAAATACGCACAAAGAACCTTTTCAAATCAAGACAATAAACTTGTCGGGCGGTATTCATCGAATATATTTAGGCAAGAGTTTATAAAAAATCTCATGGATTCACCTAAATCCAACATCACGCCACTTGGCGGCTCTATGCTTTGGCAGATAACTGTCTTAGAGAAGTGGCTTCAAATTCACCAAATCGAGGTTTGCTAA
- a CDS encoding N-acetylglutaminylglutamine synthetase codes for MPKIKRKHQQHRYQKARSENLLASQHNLLSASKAPDCVVNCGWGRLIFGQTFSSTEKMVSQLLKEESGTRDIAFYIKDPHIVLNHSPAHLFLDPSHTFRIWFENYRPAKTPKRNLLIRRIQSKTDIPEIETILRARNMVPIDPLYLWKKRRSKDVFPLVAESLVDNQIVGFVIGLNHVETFDDFEKGSSLWSLAVSPTASLPGVGEALTRYLIEYFQATGNSFLDLSVMHDNESAIKLYEKLGFQRVPVFAVKIRNTFNEPLYTQAPVESLNPYAEIIVREAIRRGLQVDIVDPKLSLFTISSGARKLRMRESLSDLTSAYSFLLCDNKTLTNKVLAEASLQVPEQVDARDKKGWLRLLDRYSKVVVKPISGEQGRGVYVGLESIQSVELAIAQLISTGHRSVIVEQMVKGFDVRIIVIGKKFVAAAVREPPQVTGDGRTSLRELIEKQSRRRSQATGGESKIPIDEEMLRCLHENKVGLDDVLDVGQTLVVRKASNVHQGGTIKDVTPLISPFIQREAERAAQALDIPVVGFDFMMKAISGNHYVIIEANERPGLANHEPQPVVEKYIDLLFPETAYATNNAARDQQIEEALIENPQDRH; via the coding sequence ATGCCAAAAATAAAACGCAAGCATCAGCAGCATCGATACCAAAAGGCTCGAAGCGAGAATCTCTTGGCAAGCCAGCACAACCTTTTGTCAGCGAGTAAAGCGCCTGACTGTGTTGTGAACTGCGGATGGGGAAGGCTTATTTTTGGACAAACTTTTTCTTCTACGGAAAAAATGGTTAGTCAACTTTTGAAAGAAGAGTCAGGAACGCGAGATATCGCCTTCTATATCAAAGATCCCCACATTGTTCTTAATCACTCACCAGCACACTTGTTCTTAGATCCATCTCACACTTTTCGAATTTGGTTTGAAAATTATCGACCGGCAAAAACACCTAAAAGAAATCTTTTAATAAGAAGGATTCAAAGTAAAACAGATATTCCAGAGATTGAGACTATTTTGAGAGCTCGCAACATGGTCCCAATCGATCCGCTATATCTTTGGAAGAAGCGTCGCTCAAAAGATGTATTCCCTCTCGTGGCAGAATCGTTAGTGGACAATCAGATTGTAGGATTTGTTATTGGTTTGAACCACGTCGAGACCTTTGACGATTTTGAGAAAGGCTCGAGTCTTTGGTCGTTAGCGGTAAGCCCAACAGCTAGTTTGCCAGGAGTGGGAGAGGCGTTGACCAGATATCTCATAGAGTATTTTCAAGCTACGGGTAACTCTTTTTTGGATCTGTCTGTCATGCACGACAATGAATCGGCAATTAAACTTTACGAGAAGTTGGGTTTTCAAAGAGTCCCTGTGTTCGCGGTAAAAATACGCAACACTTTCAATGAACCATTATATACTCAGGCTCCGGTAGAGAGTCTAAACCCCTACGCTGAAATTATTGTTCGCGAAGCTATCCGGCGTGGTTTGCAAGTGGATATCGTCGATCCCAAATTGTCTCTATTTACGATTAGCTCGGGCGCACGAAAACTGAGGATGCGGGAGTCGTTGTCCGATCTTACCTCTGCGTATTCCTTTTTACTCTGCGACAACAAGACACTCACAAACAAAGTTCTGGCAGAGGCAAGCTTGCAAGTTCCTGAACAAGTAGATGCTCGAGATAAAAAAGGTTGGCTGAGGTTACTCGATCGGTACTCGAAAGTAGTAGTAAAGCCAATATCAGGAGAGCAGGGTCGCGGAGTATACGTTGGCCTTGAGAGCATACAAAGTGTTGAGCTAGCCATAGCTCAGTTGATCAGTACAGGGCACCGATCAGTTATCGTAGAGCAAATGGTTAAGGGATTTGATGTTCGAATCATCGTTATTGGTAAAAAGTTTGTGGCTGCGGCAGTTCGCGAGCCGCCTCAAGTTACCGGTGACGGCCGCACATCCTTGCGAGAGCTTATCGAAAAGCAAAGCCGCAGGAGAAGTCAGGCAACTGGCGGGGAGTCTAAAATTCCTATTGACGAAGAAATGCTGCGATGTCTGCATGAAAACAAAGTTGGTCTGGATGACGTTTTAGATGTGGGGCAGACCCTTGTTGTAAGAAAAGCGAGTAACGTACATCAGGGCGGCACTATAAAGGATGTCACACCGTTGATTTCTCCATTTATTCAGAGAGAGGCAGAGCGCGCAGCGCAAGCGCTAGATATCCCGGTAGTGGGCTTTGATTTTATGATGAAAGCGATTTCGGGCAACCACTACGTCATCATTGAAGCCAATGAACGCCCGGGGCTTGCGAATCACGAGCCCCAGCCCGTGGTTGAAAAATATATTGATCTCCTGTTTCCTGAAACAGCGTACGCTACAAACAACGCGGCAAGAGATCAACAAATCGAGGAGGCCTTGATTGAAAACCCCCAAGATAGACACTGA
- a CDS encoding FAD-dependent oxidoreductase, with amino-acid sequence MRVAVVGGGFGGLSAAQAISKINGCQVSLIDRRNFHLFQPLLYQVAMAGLNPADIAVPLRAIFRKQRNVNVILAEVDGVDVAQIKIKFDGAWHRFDYLVLACGAKHFYFGKKEWEEFAPGLKNIEQATEIRRRVLMAFELAEKEPSFEVQTRLLTFVVVGGGPTGVELAGAIAEMASRTLYRDYRHAQLKRTRVILVEAGPRILSSFPESLSLKASGYLEKLGVEVIENCRADGLSSEGLRVGDNFVNASTIIWAAGVKPSSLNEKIATPKEQSGRAIVEKDLSLPGSPNVFVIGDQGAFIGEDQRALPGIAPVANQQGAFLAKVIRADLNQLPRPQFRYFDKGIMATVGRTKAVAHVDRFKFGGFLAWAAWVLVHIVYLMRFRNKFFVFMQWVWAYFTFGRGARLITYNSWKFYSGEPISMVLRKK; translated from the coding sequence ATGAGAGTAGCAGTTGTCGGCGGTGGTTTTGGCGGTCTTTCAGCCGCCCAAGCGATCAGCAAAATTAATGGTTGCCAGGTAAGCCTCATTGACAGAAGAAACTTTCATTTGTTTCAGCCGCTGCTGTATCAAGTTGCGATGGCAGGGCTTAATCCTGCAGATATTGCAGTCCCCCTCCGAGCTATTTTTCGAAAGCAGCGAAACGTAAATGTTATTCTTGCTGAAGTCGATGGCGTCGATGTTGCTCAAATAAAAATCAAATTTGATGGCGCCTGGCACCGGTTCGATTATTTGGTACTAGCCTGTGGAGCGAAGCACTTTTACTTCGGCAAAAAGGAATGGGAGGAATTTGCTCCTGGCTTAAAGAATATTGAACAAGCCACCGAGATTAGAAGGCGAGTCTTGATGGCATTCGAGCTGGCTGAAAAAGAACCTTCCTTTGAAGTTCAAACTCGACTTTTAACCTTTGTCGTCGTGGGCGGCGGACCAACAGGAGTGGAGCTTGCCGGAGCCATCGCAGAAATGGCTTCTCGGACTCTTTACAGAGATTATCGTCACGCACAGTTAAAACGCACTCGTGTGATCTTGGTTGAAGCAGGCCCTCGAATACTTAGTTCTTTTCCAGAGTCTCTCTCTTTGAAGGCAAGCGGGTACTTAGAAAAACTCGGGGTTGAGGTTATCGAAAACTGTAGAGCGGATGGCCTAAGTTCAGAAGGGCTAAGGGTGGGCGATAACTTTGTAAATGCTTCGACGATAATATGGGCAGCAGGTGTTAAGCCTTCTAGTCTGAATGAAAAGATTGCCACGCCAAAGGAACAATCAGGGCGGGCTATTGTCGAAAAGGATTTGAGTTTACCCGGCTCACCGAATGTTTTCGTTATTGGCGATCAAGGCGCTTTTATTGGAGAAGACCAAAGGGCACTGCCGGGAATAGCTCCGGTGGCCAATCAACAGGGGGCGTTTTTAGCAAAAGTTATCAGGGCTGATCTAAATCAATTGCCGAGGCCGCAGTTTCGTTACTTTGATAAAGGCATAATGGCCACAGTGGGCCGGACAAAAGCGGTTGCTCATGTAGACAGATTCAAGTTTGGTGGATTTCTCGCTTGGGCGGCGTGGGTTTTAGTCCATATTGTTTATTTGATGAGATTTCGCAATAAGTTCTTTGTTTTCATGCAGTGGGTATGGGCTTACTTTACATTTGGGCGCGGAGCGCGACTAATCACGTATAACTCTTGGAAGTTTTATAGCGGTGAACCCATCAGTATGGTATTGAGAAAAAAATGA
- a CDS encoding osmoprotectant NAGGN system M42 family peptidase, whose protein sequence is MKTPKIDTEFLLSTLKEMISIPSPTGYTDQIVRYTCRSLEKMGIGFEMTRRGAIRANLKGRQANPGRAIVAHLDTLGAMTKSLKDNGRLQIVPIGTWSSRFAEGARVTIFCDDGVKRGSILPLKSSGHTYNKEIDTLPISWDTVEVRVDSPVFNKATLQSAGYKIGDFIAIDPVFEIIDDKYISSRHLDNKAGVATLLAAAKYLSDSKADLPLDCHLLFTISEEVGSGASAVLHGDVSEMVSIDNSTVAPGQNSTEAGVTVCMKDSTGPFDYHLTHKLLGLCESNGIQHERDVFRWYRCDAASAIEAGNDIRTALVCFGCDSSHGYERTHIESLEALAKLVALYCQSEPTASRDKDELSTTLKGFTTQTEI, encoded by the coding sequence TTGAAAACCCCCAAGATAGACACTGAATTTTTACTTTCAACACTCAAGGAGATGATCAGTATACCTTCGCCAACCGGCTATACAGATCAAATCGTTAGATACACATGTAGATCACTGGAGAAAATGGGGATCGGCTTTGAGATGACTCGAAGAGGAGCCATTCGCGCAAACTTAAAAGGACGGCAGGCCAATCCGGGTAGGGCGATCGTAGCTCACCTAGATACTCTAGGTGCAATGACCAAATCTTTAAAGGACAACGGAAGATTGCAGATAGTTCCTATTGGCACATGGTCTTCTCGATTTGCTGAAGGAGCCCGAGTCACAATTTTCTGTGATGATGGGGTTAAGCGAGGTAGCATTTTACCGCTCAAGAGCTCTGGTCATACATACAACAAAGAAATCGACACACTTCCGATTTCTTGGGACACGGTAGAGGTTCGAGTAGACTCTCCTGTTTTCAACAAGGCTACGCTTCAGAGTGCTGGGTATAAAATAGGAGATTTTATTGCCATCGATCCAGTCTTCGAAATCATTGATGACAAATACATTTCTTCAAGACACCTCGACAACAAAGCAGGCGTCGCCACACTTTTAGCTGCGGCAAAGTATTTGTCTGATAGCAAAGCCGATTTGCCTCTTGATTGTCATTTACTCTTTACGATCTCAGAAGAGGTTGGCTCAGGAGCCTCGGCGGTCCTGCATGGCGACGTATCCGAAATGGTGAGTATTGACAATTCCACAGTTGCGCCAGGGCAAAACTCTACTGAGGCTGGCGTGACAGTTTGTATGAAAGACTCGACGGGTCCTTTTGATTATCATTTGACTCATAAGCTGCTGGGTCTTTGTGAAAGCAATGGCATTCAACACGAGAGGGATGTTTTTAGATGGTATCGATGTGATGCTGCCTCAGCGATCGAAGCCGGAAATGATATTCGAACAGCGTTGGTCTGCTTTGGTTGCGACTCTTCGCATGGTTACGAGAGAACTCATATCGAATCCCTGGAAGCTTTAGCAAAACTCGTAGCTCTTTATTGCCAAAGCGAACCTACAGCTTCGCGCGACAAAGACGAGCTCAGCACGACATTAAAGGGATTTACGACCCAGACAGAAATTTAA